The sequence tatatattatatttcgcTGATCATTCTTCCCCCTGCTCCCGAGAACTAAATGGGTGGGAAGCATTGGTAGGATTTCTATCATCCCATCTTCCCCGTTCTCATGAATGCAAGGTTGGCCCAGCTCAAGCCTCAAGGTCTGAGACTCTGGGGGACCATAGATCAGCATGCACCGACAATTAATTATTCCACGCCAACCATCCTTTTATTTGTTTCACCTTTTTGACCCTTCCAACTTCTCCCCCAGATATgtaaggaagagaagagaggattACTTAACTCTTTCCCTCTCATTCTCATTCATTCCACTTCATCGTCCCATAATATTACTTTTTTCACCGTCACACATATCTTAAACCAGAATGCATGAGAATATGACAAACGTCTTGGGCGCATGGCAATTCTAAACCTATGGTGATAACAAATTAAAGTTTGTAAAAGTCTCAGATCCACATTAGCAGGCACACAGATCTACCAACATATAAACATATCCCATACATCCTTCCTTGTACTTCCCATCCATGTGCACCATTAAACTTTGTATTCAAAAGCAACTTGCATGAATCAACTTATCTTCTACTTTATTCTTCTTTAGCACAGCTTTTCTTTGTTTACTTTGACTTCCACCACAGCTCTTTATTCACTCAAAGAGAATAAGACTACCGTCCAGGCACTAATATATAGTAAAACATATGGAAATAGCAGTATCCAGTAAAACATGTACTCATTGGTGACAGCATATAAGCCCTAGCAGATAAAGTGAAACCATATACTAAGACAATTAACTAATCTCCGCCTCCATGGATTTACAGAAAAGAAAACAGGAAAAggtttcaagaggagaaagccAGCCAGCCACCCTACCCAAATGGAATCTAAACTCCTTTCTGCTGGCCACTACGGAAAGAGACAAACTCTAGAGGTGGAATGTCTCTAGAAGATTTGGTCATCCAAGCTCAAGCTCTAACCACCAGTGCAGCTTGTGATCAAATCCTCAACAAAACCATGCCTGAGAATATGATGGTAAGGAGGAGAGAGCTCGTCCCAGCCTTTGAGGGGAACCCACCGGCGCTACCATCAGTAGATATGCTGTTTCCCGAGGGGCCCAGCCCTCCCAAAACTCCTCCTGTCCCGGTGGTGGTGGGCGGGCTGAAGGTGGTGGGTGTGGCGCCGGTGGTGGTTCCTGGGGTGGTGGTGCTTGGGGTGGTGGTTCCTGGGGTGGCGGTGCTTGGGGTGGTGGTTCCTGGGGTGGCGGTGCTTGGGGTGGTGGCGGTGGTAGGTGCAGTACTTGTGCCTGCAGAGCTGAggaaagaacaaaaagaaaggaggagaaagttagaatttttctttttcttttgttgctgTTGTAGAACCAAAGAGCTCAGTTTTGAAAGATTAGGAAACAAATAAATTATGGAGTTTATGTGTGTAATTTTGGTATATAATTAATACAAGCCATTAAAGCTTGCAAGGAAGTAGGTAGGAAGTAATCTTCAAAGAATGGGAGGAAAATTGGAATTCagaatatttttagaaaatacTCTTCTCCCTCAATGGAGAAAGAAGCTTGTTCAAATACAATAAAATGTAATAGAAAATACTCTTCTACCTCAAACAAAGATGAGAGGACAATTCAAGAGGAGGAAGGAACCATACAATTGAAGAATAAGATGGCAGAAAGAGGCACTTGGAAGATCTAAAAAAAGGGGATCAGATTCCCCTCAAAGTCCACTAGAATAGAGATCTTTTAAACAGGCGGTTGATGATAGAAACCAGACTAAAAGCTCTTATACTCTTTATAAGACTAAAATTTGATCAATGCAGCAACCCAACAAAATATAGATGAAGGAAAATAGGAATCTTAGAAACCAAAAATGTGTCCCAAAAAATATTAGTTGGGGGAAAACCGAAAGAGAGTATGAAGaccctaaagaagaaaaaaaagattaaaaactgGAAAAAGGAAACCAAAGCATATGGCAAAAAGTAGTCACAAGAGAGGAAATCTACCTTTCATTGCAAggagaaaataaaatgaaacaaAGATGGTGtcaatgatttcatcaaagatcAGAGAAAATATACCTGGCACTTGCAGGGTATGTGCAACCAGAGGAACCTGCAAACCACAAGATAAaggttgattgatgaaaataggGTAATTTTCTTGTATGTgaaaataggattttttttttttcccctggaGACTTACTTGGGTCTGATGAAGTGAGAGAGGCAGTGCCGGAAAAGTCACAAGCCTGCTGTGCCTGCCCCTTTCTCTGGTAGTAGCTGTTGGCAGCATATGAGCAATGGGCAAGAACAGTGTTAGGATTGTAGCAAGCCCCATTTTGCTGAATAGGAGTGCAGTCAGCCCCAGCTCCACAAGCATAGTCCAATGCCTTCTGGAGAGCAGGGCTGGCCTGGTCAGATCTGCAAACACACCAAGCAGCATCTACCACCACAAAAGAAACACTTTTAGCTCATTTTCCACAACAAGAGCATAAGGTAGattggaagaagaaattctcTGCAGAGGAAAAAATTTCagacaatctgaagaaggcccAATCCATTGCCTAAAAATCCATGGTTTGTCCATCTAAGATAGGAAAGGGGGAAAAAAGTGCCGATTCATAGATTTAACCAATCTACAATCCCTCAAGTACCTCCCCACCTCAAAATCCACACAGAAAGGAAAGggcaaaaaggaggaaaaagaaagaaaaggtaaAACTACAGGTGGATTTCAATCTCAGAACAGATGCAAGTTAGAGCTGTACATCTTGCCCCAGCAACTAATCTTTCAAGTGAAG is a genomic window of Phoenix dactylifera cultivar Barhee BC4 chromosome 4, palm_55x_up_171113_PBpolish2nd_filt_p, whole genome shotgun sequence containing:
- the LOC103714539 gene encoding PLASMODESMATA CALLOSE-BINDING PROTEIN 3-like, producing MAALVIMVLMLAVIGGSDAAWCVCRSDQASPALQKALDYACGAGADCTPIQQNGACYNPNTVLAHCSYAANSYYQRKGQAQQACDFSGTASLTSSDPSSSGCTYPASASSAGTSTAPTTATTPSTATPGTTTPSTATPGTTTPSTTTPGTTTGATPTTFSPPTTTGTGGVLGGLGPSGNSISTDGSAGGFPSKAGTSSLLLTIIFSGMVLLRI